Below is a window of Candidatus Poribacteria bacterium DNA.
ACTTACTACGACGAATACGCCAGATTCTTCCCCGAGAGGCTCCGAAGACCCCAGTATCGTGAACGGATGATAAATGCGTATCCGTTTCATCCGGAGATGGTTGACCTGCTTTACGGGCGATGGGGTCCGCATCCGCAGTTTCAGCGCACCCGTGGGGCGCTGGTGTTGCTCGCTCGCGTGATCCGTCGGCTCTGGAACGGGCGTCCGGCATCCGCCTTCCTGATCCAACCCCATCACATAGACCTTGCAGACCGCTACATCCGCGCCGAGGTCGTGAGGCTCCTGGATACCACATTTGACGCCATCGCCACAGGCGATGTCGTAAACCGAGCGAGGGAGATAGACAGGGAGTTGGGTGGGGAGTATGCCCGGGAGGAGCTGGCGAAGGGCGCAGCCACCTGCGCATTCCTTTACAGCGTCTCAGCGGCAATGGATTTTACAGGATGTACAGAGGAGGAGTTGAGGATAGCTCTGCTCCGACCGGAGATAAACCCGGCACAGGTAAGCGAGGTCCTGGGGAGGCTTCGCAACAATCTGTGGTTCCTTCGCTACCGTGACCGACGCTATTTCTTCACCGCAAAACCCAACCTTAACAAGATCATCCTTGACTACGAGCAGGGGATTTCCGACGAACAGGTGGATGAGGCGATCGTTGAGCATCTGAAGGAAATCAGCGGTGCAGGGAAGAGCGCCCTTCAGGTCATAACTTCACCGCAGGATGAAAGCACCGTTCCCGACCAAGCTCATGCGACGCTCGTGATACTGCCACTTTCATTGAGCGATCCGAAGCAAGCGAGGGAATGGATGAAAAATGTGGTGGACAGGGCTACCAACCGCAATATGCTCATCTTCCTCACACCCGAAAAGGGCAGGGAGGGAGCGGTGCGCTCCTGCGCAAGGCGATGGCTCGCACTCAAAGCGATCAAAGGTGCTTCCATATTCCGTGAGCTGGACAAGGAGGACAGGGATGACGTGAACGAACAGTTTAAGGAGAAGGAGACCGAGTTAGCGGGATTGCTCTTCACCATCTACAGCCGTCTCTTCCGACCGGCGGGCGAGGGCGTGCAGGAGGTGCGGGTAACCCTGAGGAGGGATGCCAAAACGCTCGCCCAGGCGGTGGAGGATGCTTTGAAGGAGAGGGGCGATTTGATTGAATCCATCACCCCCGATTATCTCGTCTCCGCGTTGGGTGTCGGCGAGCGCCCTGTCTCCGTAACGGAGGTTGAAACGGTATTAACCGGCTCGCCCGATCAGCCCATCGCCGTAAAGCCGAAGGAAGCTGTGAAGCAGGCTATACGTGAGGGCGTTGAGCTGGGCAGGTTCGCTGTGAAGAGCAAGGAGAAGATATTCAAGGACGAGGTGCCAGAGGATGTGCTCAACGACCCCAACATCACCTTAGTGCCCACCGAAGCTCTGACTGAGGAGGTAGAAGAGGAGAAGGTCACACCGCTCAGCCTGAAGATGGAGCTGAGCGCCAAAAACATCTACCCCGTGCGCAAGGTGCTGGAGTTGCTCCAGGGCACCGATGTCAGCATAACCGTGCAGATACACGACAGGAAAGGGGAGGTGGCGAAGAAGAGAGACGAGCTGGAAGGCATTTTGAGGGACTACAGCGTCCCACATCAGTGGGAGGAGGAATGAATCTGCGGTGGAATAACGTCGTCGTGGGCAAATGACGACTTGACCGAAGGACCAATCCAAACGGCACGTATGGACTGCTTCGGTGAGTCAAGGGCTTTGGGTATTTTTGGAAATCCGCTCACCGACAGATTAATCGGCGAGGAGGTGTCAGGCGATGGAGTTGCTTTATCTTTCAAGGTCGGACGTTGAGCGGGTCGGGATGAGCATGGCGGAGATAATAGACGCCGTTGAGGAGGCGTTCCTGGAGAAGGGGCGCGGGAGGGTGGAAATGCCACCCAAACCCGGAATACACCCCCGCAAGGACGCCTTCATCCACGCCATGCCCGCATACATACCGAGCTTGGAAGCGGCGGGGATAAAATGGGTGTCCGGCTATCCCGAAAATCACAAGCGCGGTCTGCCATACATCACGGGGCTCATCATCCTGAACGACCCCGAAACCGGCGTTCCGATGGCGGTCATGGACGCTTCTTGGATAACCGCCA
It encodes the following:
- a CDS encoding ATP-binding protein; this translates as MPVKALKRIWEVCEPHPDVFARDIDPSMFAASLHAVESGTADRDYTDPERFFAKTFMTRSLENVLEGVLARLMGEAGRGAPVMRLETPFGGGKTHTMIALYHPARNPEAVEATEAGERLCERLNVHHLPSDISLAVLDGVALGEVVTGREVDGLTIRTLWGELAYRLGGKGFYEAIRNADEARISPGQAKLARMLRETQPVMILMDEVMHYLARARAIRVGDSNLMEQTAIFIRELTTAVDETPQSVLVLSLPASSLEIPMDREQAEWMFQHVRKVLGRTELIETPVAEDEVFGVLKRRLFRSVGTERTAKRVINAFSTYYDEYARFFPERLRRPQYRERMINAYPFHPEMVDLLYGRWGPHPQFQRTRGALVLLARVIRRLWNGRPASAFLIQPHHIDLADRYIRAEVVRLLDTTFDAIATGDVVNRAREIDRELGGEYAREELAKGAATCAFLYSVSAAMDFTGCTEEELRIALLRPEINPAQVSEVLGRLRNNLWFLRYRDRRYFFTAKPNLNKIILDYEQGISDEQVDEAIVEHLKEISGAGKSALQVITSPQDESTVPDQAHATLVILPLSLSDPKQAREWMKNVVDRATNRNMLIFLTPEKGREGAVRSCARRWLALKAIKGASIFRELDKEDRDDVNEQFKEKETELAGLLFTIYSRLFRPAGEGVQEVRVTLRRDAKTLAQAVEDALKERGDLIESITPDYLVSALGVGERPVSVTEVETVLTGSPDQPIAVKPKEAVKQAIREGVELGRFAVKSKEKIFKDEVPEDVLNDPNITLVPTEALTEEVEEEKVTPLSLKMELSAKNIYPVRKVLELLQGTDVSITVQIHDRKGEVAKKRDELEGILRDYSVPHQWEEE